From the Vicinamibacterales bacterium genome, one window contains:
- a CDS encoding glycosyltransferase: MVSPVAPPVQAANSLLPELLVHELRERGVDASFVSHPTAGAVSAGGTLNTYVPRRGSSLLHRSRAGAVLAGARIAMGLRAALRVADLAHLHGNGLIVEVASLLARWRTTPGIITLYGTDIWHHDPVMHRRFAEVVTGAAHRIFYSRALLVHARSLGLAVDPSTVIHAPVAEVFRAVPNEERHQIRRELGVGPGPLLLTVKRLHEVAGYPDLLSMMPSIIAGSPQTTLWIVGEGELRAELERQVAELQLTRSVQFLGQIDNARLWQYYVAADLFVLPSRLESWGSVSIEALACGTPVVASNTAGSTEVQSFFPHHMTLYDGRNPNALCAAVRSAMARGAPRTGSETARTIETRFRPSICAAAYYEIYEQTLREAFDRRSNRF; this comes from the coding sequence ATGGTCAGTCCGGTGGCGCCGCCGGTACAGGCTGCCAACTCGCTGCTTCCGGAGTTGCTGGTTCACGAACTCCGGGAACGTGGAGTCGACGCCTCCTTCGTGTCTCATCCTACCGCTGGCGCAGTAAGCGCTGGTGGAACATTGAACACTTATGTTCCGCGCCGTGGTAGTAGCCTGCTTCACCGCAGCCGTGCGGGAGCAGTATTGGCTGGCGCGCGAATCGCGATGGGACTACGTGCAGCGCTGCGCGTCGCGGATCTCGCCCACCTCCACGGTAATGGGCTCATCGTCGAGGTCGCATCGCTGCTGGCGCGGTGGCGCACGACTCCTGGCATCATCACACTCTATGGCACTGATATCTGGCACCATGACCCGGTGATGCACCGAAGGTTCGCCGAGGTGGTCACAGGAGCTGCGCATCGCATCTTTTACAGTCGCGCGTTGCTGGTACATGCACGCTCGCTCGGGCTGGCGGTCGACCCATCGACCGTCATCCACGCCCCAGTGGCGGAGGTGTTTCGCGCCGTGCCGAATGAGGAGCGCCACCAGATTCGTCGCGAGCTTGGTGTTGGTCCTGGCCCGTTGTTGCTGACGGTCAAGCGGCTTCACGAGGTCGCCGGGTATCCGGACCTACTCTCGATGATGCCGTCCATCATCGCCGGCAGCCCTCAGACGACACTGTGGATCGTCGGAGAAGGAGAGCTCCGAGCGGAGCTCGAACGTCAGGTCGCAGAGCTCCAGTTAACCCGGTCCGTCCAATTTCTCGGACAGATCGACAATGCTCGGCTTTGGCAGTACTACGTGGCCGCTGACCTCTTCGTGCTGCCGTCCCGTCTGGAGTCGTGGGGGAGCGTGTCGATTGAGGCGCTCGCCTGTGGTACCCCCGTTGTGGCGAGCAACACGGCTGGGTCGACGGAGGTCCAGTCATTTTTCCCGCATCACATGACGCTCTACGATGGAAGGAATCCGAACGCCTTGTGTGCGGCGGTGCGATCCGCCATGGCGCGTGGTGCGCCGCGTACGGGTTCGGAGACCGCGCGGACCATTGAAACGCGTTTCAGGCCGTCAATTTGCGCCGCCGCATATTACGAAATCTATGAACAAACACTTCGGGAGGCGTTCGACCGTCGCTCGAATCGGTTCTAA
- a CDS encoding DegT/DnrJ/EryC1/StrS family aminotransferase has product MSHKSSSVNVLPELPFLQLVPDDIGAVRVAIDRVLHRGIFELGQEMEAFETEFAGATGSTHCVGVGSGTDALALALRGLGVGPGDEVITTPLTAAFTALAIVMTGAKPVFADIDADRMTLSPSAVADAVSSKTAAIVPVHLYGQSADMPALMAVAARHDLVVVEDCCQAHMATCGGQPVGTFGEAAAFSFYPTKNLGALGDGGAMCTNSSPLANRVAALRDGGQTAKYLHTETGVNSRLDELQAAILRTRLPHLAERTERRRVIATAYRHGLIEASVAIPPELDAGHVYHLFPVLSTRRDTLRTYLRNLGIGTLVHYPTPVPRQPAFSRFTPSECPVADAACHQLLSLPLHPSLTDESVNRVCDAVNQFKPSCPD; this is encoded by the coding sequence ATGTCTCATAAATCGTCCAGCGTCAACGTACTGCCGGAGCTTCCTTTTCTCCAACTAGTTCCCGACGACATCGGTGCGGTGCGCGTTGCGATCGATCGTGTTCTGCACCGCGGTATCTTTGAATTAGGCCAAGAGATGGAAGCTTTCGAAACGGAATTTGCCGGCGCGACAGGCAGTACTCATTGCGTCGGCGTCGGCAGTGGAACAGACGCACTGGCCTTAGCCTTGAGGGGCCTCGGCGTTGGGCCTGGCGACGAGGTTATTACGACACCGCTGACAGCGGCATTCACAGCACTGGCGATCGTAATGACCGGAGCAAAACCGGTCTTCGCTGACATCGATGCAGACCGCATGACTCTGTCACCCTCGGCGGTGGCCGACGCAGTCAGTTCGAAAACCGCCGCGATTGTACCGGTGCATCTCTATGGTCAGAGTGCCGACATGCCAGCATTAATGGCGGTTGCGGCGCGTCATGATCTAGTGGTCGTTGAGGACTGCTGCCAAGCACACATGGCCACCTGTGGTGGTCAGCCGGTTGGCACATTCGGGGAAGCAGCAGCGTTCAGCTTTTACCCAACAAAGAATCTCGGTGCACTGGGTGACGGCGGCGCCATGTGTACGAACAGCAGTCCACTCGCGAACCGCGTGGCAGCCCTAAGAGATGGTGGCCAGACTGCTAAGTACCTGCACACCGAGACCGGTGTCAATTCGCGGCTTGATGAACTCCAGGCCGCTATCCTTCGAACTCGTCTACCACACTTGGCCGAACGAACGGAACGCCGGCGAGTTATCGCGACCGCTTATCGACACGGTCTCATAGAAGCATCCGTCGCCATTCCACCTGAACTCGATGCCGGACACGTCTACCACCTGTTTCCAGTACTGTCGACTCGGCGCGACACCCTTCGGACCTATCTGCGGAACCTCGGCATTGGCACGCTCGTGCATTACCCAACACCGGTGCCCCGGCAACCAGCTTTTTCTCGGTTCACACCCTCTGAATGCCCGGTCGCCGATGCGGCCTGCCACCAACTCCTCTCACTCCCGCTCCATCCTAGCCTCACGGATGAATCGGTCAACCGCGTCTGCGATGCGGTCAATCAATTCAAGCCATCATGCCCGGACTAA
- a CDS encoding NAD-dependent epimerase/dehydratase family protein encodes MTRVHGESYRDCRVLITGGLGFIGSNLARRLVDLGADVSIIDSLIPDYGGNLFNIFGIEDRVAVNRSDVRDNSAIDKLVLDKDVIFNLAGQVSHIDSMNDPYTDLEINCRSQLSLLEACRKHNPAAKIVFAGTRQVYGQPDSLPVTEDHLVRPVDVNGINKAAGEYYHLVYNDVFGVRSCSLRLTNVYGPRQLIKHNRQGFIGWFIRLAVEDREIEIYGDGSQIRDFVFVDDAVDAFLRAGTSEECNGGVYNVGGSEAINLRDLATKLLEVAGTGRVRHVEWPLKKKAIDIGDFYADCSKLTRTVGWRPMTSLDVGLARTVAFYQNHLAHYVSDVS; translated from the coding sequence ATGACACGGGTCCATGGAGAGTCCTATCGTGATTGTCGCGTGTTGATCACGGGTGGGCTCGGATTCATTGGGAGTAATCTCGCAAGACGACTCGTCGACCTTGGCGCCGATGTTTCCATCATCGATTCTCTTATTCCCGACTATGGAGGCAATCTTTTTAATATCTTCGGTATCGAAGATCGCGTGGCCGTGAACAGGTCGGATGTCAGAGATAACAGTGCCATCGACAAATTGGTCCTCGACAAAGATGTGATCTTCAACCTTGCCGGACAGGTGAGTCATATCGACAGCATGAATGACCCTTACACCGATCTCGAAATTAATTGCCGAAGTCAACTGTCGTTGTTAGAAGCGTGCCGGAAACATAATCCCGCCGCAAAGATCGTCTTCGCTGGAACACGCCAAGTTTACGGTCAGCCCGATAGCTTACCGGTCACAGAAGACCATCTCGTGCGACCAGTGGACGTGAACGGCATTAATAAGGCAGCCGGTGAGTATTACCATCTCGTCTACAACGACGTTTTCGGTGTTCGAAGTTGCTCACTGCGATTGACGAACGTATACGGGCCGCGGCAACTGATAAAGCACAATCGTCAGGGCTTCATCGGCTGGTTTATTCGATTGGCAGTTGAAGATCGTGAAATCGAGATCTATGGTGACGGATCGCAAATCAGAGATTTCGTGTTTGTCGATGATGCGGTCGATGCCTTTCTCCGAGCAGGAACGTCCGAAGAGTGTAACGGCGGCGTTTACAATGTCGGTGGTTCCGAAGCAATCAATCTTCGAGATCTCGCAACGAAGCTCCTAGAAGTGGCAGGAACCGGACGGGTGCGACATGTGGAATGGCCGCTAAAGAAGAAAGCGATCGATATAGGAGATTTCTACGCGGATTGCTCAAAACTTACACGGACGGTGGGATGGCGGCCAATGACCTCCCTAGACGTGGGATTGGCCAGAACCGTGGCGTTCTATCAAAATCATCTGGCACACTACGTAAGCGATGTCTCATAA
- a CDS encoding glycosyltransferase family 2 protein: protein MTPHPQPSEPQASLSVFFPAYNDGGTIGSMVIAAVATAQKLTTDYEIIVVNDGSTDSTRDVLEELEQLYPRLRVIHHPRNGGYGAALRTGFASATKDVIFYTDGDAQYDPREMTRLWQHLTPEVDFVNGYKISRSDPLHRIIIGRLYHYLVKTLFGLRLRDVDCDFRLMRRRIFDQITLEKNSGVICLELMKKVKDVGVLVTEVPVHHYHRAYGRSQFFNVRRILRTVTDVFKLWLALVWRREQIVASRSSTPLSSRVKDPE from the coding sequence ATGACGCCCCATCCTCAGCCGTCTGAACCACAGGCCAGTCTCAGCGTTTTCTTTCCCGCGTACAACGACGGTGGCACCATCGGAAGCATGGTCATAGCCGCCGTTGCCACGGCGCAAAAACTAACAACGGACTACGAAATCATCGTTGTAAACGACGGCAGTACTGACTCGACCCGAGACGTCCTCGAGGAGCTGGAACAGCTTTATCCTAGGCTTCGCGTGATCCACCATCCGCGAAACGGAGGATACGGTGCCGCACTACGCACAGGCTTCGCATCCGCCACCAAGGATGTCATCTTCTATACCGACGGGGACGCGCAATACGATCCCCGAGAAATGACAAGGCTTTGGCAGCATCTCACACCGGAGGTCGACTTCGTTAACGGCTACAAGATTAGCCGATCCGATCCCTTGCATCGGATCATCATTGGACGTCTGTATCACTATCTTGTAAAGACCCTGTTCGGGCTTCGCCTCAGAGACGTTGATTGTGACTTCCGGTTGATGCGTCGCCGTATCTTTGATCAGATCACACTTGAAAAGAACAGCGGTGTCATCTGCCTCGAGCTCATGAAGAAGGTAAAAGATGTCGGTGTACTAGTAACTGAGGTTCCTGTGCATCACTACCACCGCGCGTACGGACGCTCGCAATTCTTTAACGTCCGGCGGATTCTCCGCACTGTTACGGATGTCTTTAAACTCTGGCTCGCACTCGTCTGGCGGCGTGAACAAATCGTAGCCTCGAGGTCTTCAACTCCCCTCTCCTCACGCGTAAAGGATCCAGAATGA
- a CDS encoding class I SAM-dependent methyltransferase, whose amino-acid sequence MDDLLRATHQAERRHFWYRGFRLFVKPFLTEATKGVSRPRILDCGCGTGANLTILREYGLTFGFDLTWTGITFALEAGHNRVACASATQAPFPDDSFDVATSFDVLYCLEDGREQAAINEMYRLVRPGGAIIVNVPAMSMLTGNHSRFVGERRRYSRNRLGSGLERAGFRVERITHTNASILLPMLVVRLLQRVRSLATKSGTQSDFRMPPAPLNGLLSLILMAEAGILRLIDLPIGSSILCLARKPAAE is encoded by the coding sequence GTGGACGATTTACTAAGAGCGACACACCAGGCGGAGCGAAGGCATTTCTGGTATCGCGGCTTTCGTCTGTTTGTTAAGCCCTTCCTTACAGAAGCTACAAAAGGCGTTTCCCGGCCTCGTATTCTCGACTGTGGTTGCGGTACGGGTGCAAATTTGACGATCCTTCGAGAATATGGCCTTACGTTCGGCTTCGATCTTACTTGGACCGGCATCACTTTCGCTCTAGAAGCGGGGCACAACCGAGTCGCGTGCGCCTCAGCCACACAAGCACCTTTCCCCGATGATAGCTTCGATGTGGCAACCTCCTTCGACGTCTTGTACTGCCTTGAAGATGGAAGGGAGCAGGCTGCCATTAATGAGATGTATCGTCTCGTGCGCCCGGGAGGTGCAATAATTGTCAATGTTCCGGCCATGAGCATGCTCACAGGGAATCATTCGCGCTTCGTCGGAGAGCGTCGCCGGTACTCACGTAATCGCCTTGGTTCAGGACTTGAGCGGGCGGGCTTTCGGGTCGAGAGAATCACCCACACGAACGCTTCGATCTTATTACCAATGCTCGTAGTTAGACTGTTGCAGCGCGTACGCAGTCTGGCAACGAAGTCAGGAACGCAAAGCGACTTTCGAATGCCGCCTGCACCATTGAATGGATTGCTTTCGCTGATCCTCATGGCTGAAGCGGGAATATTGCGTCTGATAGATCTTCCTATAGGAAGTTCGATACTCTGTCTGGCTAGGAAGCCAGCCGCCGAATGA
- a CDS encoding glycosyltransferase family 4 protein, translating into MRLLYLSDIRFPLERANGVQTMETCAAMARRGHKINLGVRPDTKSPPRDPFAYYGFPPLSGLKIRRAPALGTMWLRRVQYLVQVLVWISEFRRGGVVFTRDLGVASLILQFSRKLRPPLIYESHCFAPTEAAQRSQALSTARVVSPRKQRRLMRREGRVWCGADGYIVTTTGNLAELERRFGKRLRVAVIPNGTRLQPDRKFETLHPIPPLCVVYAGHLYPWKGVDVLLQALVKLEGVNATIIGGDAAEPDFQRLQDTSRSIGLGSRVEFVGMVEPSRVSGLLAKGDVLVLPNVGAEPTVNHTSPLKLFEYMAAGKPIVASNLPSIREVLRDGENAVLVEPGSPTALTSGLRRVLEDRKLAERIGRRAFDEVAEYSWDCRAERVEALLNEVMSGVQLDDSQRASPM; encoded by the coding sequence GTGCGGTTACTGTATCTCTCGGACATCCGTTTTCCACTTGAGCGCGCGAATGGCGTCCAGACGATGGAGACCTGTGCTGCGATGGCTCGTCGTGGACACAAGATCAACCTGGGGGTGAGACCGGACACGAAGAGTCCTCCCCGTGACCCATTTGCTTATTACGGGTTTCCACCACTTTCTGGCCTCAAAATTCGACGAGCACCGGCTCTTGGCACGATGTGGCTTAGACGAGTTCAATATCTTGTACAAGTTCTTGTCTGGATTAGTGAGTTCAGAAGGGGTGGTGTGGTCTTCACTCGCGACCTCGGCGTTGCCTCACTAATATTGCAGTTCTCCCGGAAGCTTCGCCCGCCGTTAATTTACGAGTCGCATTGCTTTGCACCCACTGAGGCTGCCCAGCGATCACAAGCACTATCGACAGCACGGGTCGTGTCTCCGAGGAAGCAGAGACGCCTCATGCGGCGGGAAGGACGTGTGTGGTGTGGTGCTGACGGATACATTGTAACTACGACCGGGAATCTAGCTGAGCTTGAAAGACGATTCGGAAAAAGGTTGCGGGTGGCGGTGATTCCAAACGGAACACGCCTTCAACCGGACCGGAAATTTGAAACTCTTCATCCTATACCGCCGCTCTGTGTGGTCTACGCTGGACATCTCTACCCTTGGAAGGGTGTGGACGTGCTGCTGCAGGCACTTGTCAAACTCGAGGGCGTGAACGCAACAATAATTGGAGGCGATGCAGCCGAGCCGGACTTTCAACGCCTCCAGGATACCAGTCGAAGTATTGGGCTTGGCTCACGAGTGGAGTTTGTGGGCATGGTTGAGCCTTCGAGGGTGAGTGGATTGCTAGCCAAGGGTGATGTTCTGGTCTTGCCGAACGTAGGCGCTGAACCTACTGTTAACCATACCTCCCCACTCAAATTGTTCGAGTATATGGCTGCTGGCAAACCGATTGTTGCATCGAATTTACCCTCCATTCGTGAAGTGTTGCGAGATGGTGAGAATGCTGTACTCGTTGAACCAGGTAGCCCAACGGCGCTTACCAGCGGACTTCGCCGGGTGCTTGAGGATCGGAAGTTGGCAGAGCGGATTGGAAGGCGGGCTTTTGATGAGGTTGCTGAATACAGCTGGGATTGTCGAGCGGAGCGTGTAGAGGCTCTGCTGAATGAAGTTATGAGTGGTGTTCAGTTAGACGATTCTCAACGGGCGAGTCCGATGTGA
- a CDS encoding methyltransferase domain-containing protein: MRPTREFADTTVYQDEALHADARYDIASTPVLSARLRQDLLRKFLKITPRDRLIDLGCGNGRSLLWNRELGAWSVGVDVSSFFSSEVRQVADLVVSDLRCLPLANASFTKAVSLDVLEHLSRDDLSLMLSETARVLSVGGQFFVYSHVMTNSSLAFGLRVINTFARFLERVGVLDLAHERLRKSDHRNPLADLDDLHRMLRKHRLHVIKIRYYTPLIGAFIENILVRVGEQFLRRRAKRRSDGQDTARPGELDRVVRTEARAWIEKRGVIYHSLRLVTWLMKLDLLLFGRIKSGPFFALIERMPDPNPSSPGILAE; this comes from the coding sequence TTGAGGCCGACCCGAGAGTTCGCGGACACCACGGTATACCAAGACGAGGCGCTACACGCTGATGCTCGCTATGACATTGCTAGTACACCGGTACTGTCAGCAAGACTTCGCCAGGATCTTTTACGAAAGTTTCTTAAGATCACGCCGCGCGACCGTCTGATCGATCTCGGGTGTGGAAATGGACGGTCGCTCTTGTGGAATCGAGAATTGGGCGCGTGGAGTGTAGGTGTTGATGTGAGTTCATTTTTTTCATCGGAGGTTCGTCAAGTCGCGGATCTAGTAGTCAGTGATCTCAGATGTTTGCCACTAGCGAATGCTAGCTTCACGAAAGCGGTTTCGTTAGATGTGTTAGAGCATCTTTCACGAGACGATCTATCGCTGATGCTTAGTGAAACCGCACGCGTATTATCGGTCGGAGGACAGTTCTTTGTATACAGTCACGTAATGACCAATTCATCCTTAGCATTTGGTTTGCGTGTCATCAATACGTTCGCGCGTTTTCTTGAGCGGGTGGGCGTGCTCGACCTAGCTCACGAACGCCTTCGCAAATCCGACCATCGCAATCCCCTTGCAGATCTCGACGACTTACATCGAATGCTTCGTAAGCACCGGTTACACGTCATTAAGATTCGTTACTACACGCCCCTCATCGGTGCGTTCATCGAAAACATATTGGTTCGGGTTGGTGAACAGTTCTTGCGTCGAAGAGCAAAACGTCGGTCGGACGGTCAAGACACAGCTCGACCGGGAGAGTTGGATCGTGTTGTTCGGACTGAGGCGAGGGCTTGGATTGAGAAGCGTGGTGTGATCTACCACAGCTTGCGGTTGGTGACTTGGTTGATGAAGCTTGATCTCCTGTTGTTTGGCCGTATCAAGAGCGGTCCTTTCTTTGCACTGATCGAACGAATGCCTGATCCCAATCCTAGTTCGCCAGGGATTCTCGCTGAGTGA
- a CDS encoding glycosyltransferase family 4 protein: MRILYLAIDQRVPGTTGGPVHVAQVVTGLAALGHEVHVAITPGKETLPDSPVHWHFIRPPLGWRQLRWMRLRRVEALARKLRADVVIERYYNFGGEGVWAAARTGALAVLEVNAPIIDHPGSLKRWIDRALVFEPMRRWREWQCRHTNLFVTPSTSILPQWVEPHRVIRLEWGADTARFTPEARGDVPFQRETGDTVVIFAGAFRPWHGAIHLVRAISRLRSRGRNDIKAIFVGDGPELGRVRRAARRVEGIVFVGRLSHGRMPACLAAADIGVAPFDVEAHGPLQLDFYWSPLKVFEYMAAGLPVIVPNIERLSKLCRDGREGFTYAANDADGLANAIERLADASNRDELGRAARKRVVEEYGWDVHCRRLSEALYER; the protein is encoded by the coding sequence ATGCGCATCCTGTATCTAGCGATTGATCAGAGAGTTCCGGGGACAACTGGCGGTCCTGTTCACGTTGCCCAGGTGGTGACTGGGCTTGCAGCACTCGGGCACGAAGTGCATGTCGCGATTACCCCGGGAAAGGAGACGCTTCCGGACAGTCCAGTGCATTGGCATTTCATACGGCCTCCGTTGGGCTGGCGTCAGCTTCGATGGATGCGGCTTCGGCGTGTTGAGGCCCTTGCACGAAAGCTTAGGGCTGACGTTGTTATCGAACGGTATTACAACTTCGGTGGGGAAGGTGTATGGGCAGCCGCACGAACAGGTGCTCTGGCTGTATTGGAGGTCAACGCGCCCATTATTGATCATCCTGGATCCCTTAAACGGTGGATCGATCGTGCTCTCGTCTTTGAGCCAATGCGGCGATGGCGAGAATGGCAGTGTCGTCACACTAATCTATTTGTCACGCCTAGTACCAGTATCCTGCCCCAATGGGTTGAGCCGCACCGGGTAATCAGGCTTGAATGGGGTGCCGATACCGCCCGATTCACTCCTGAAGCCCGGGGCGATGTACCGTTTCAGCGTGAGACTGGAGACACGGTCGTCATCTTTGCTGGGGCCTTTCGACCTTGGCATGGCGCTATTCACCTTGTGCGTGCGATTTCGCGTCTGCGCAGTCGTGGAAGGAATGACATCAAGGCGATTTTCGTCGGCGATGGCCCAGAGCTTGGGCGTGTGCGCCGCGCCGCGCGCCGCGTTGAGGGCATAGTGTTTGTGGGTCGATTGTCGCACGGTCGGATGCCGGCTTGCCTTGCCGCCGCCGACATCGGCGTTGCTCCGTTTGATGTTGAGGCCCATGGACCGTTACAGCTGGATTTCTACTGGTCACCATTGAAGGTGTTTGAGTACATGGCTGCAGGACTGCCGGTCATTGTGCCGAATATCGAGCGCCTGAGTAAATTGTGCCGAGATGGTCGTGAAGGTTTCACCTACGCTGCGAACGATGCTGACGGCCTAGCGAATGCAATCGAGCGACTGGCGGATGCGTCAAATCGCGATGAACTCGGCCGCGCCGCTAGAAAGCGTGTGGTCGAAGAGTATGGGTGGGATGTGCACTGCCGGCGGTTGTCAGAGGCACTCTATGAGCGTTAG